The following are encoded in a window of Fibrobacter succinogenes genomic DNA:
- a CDS encoding acyltransferase has translation MIIDKEEAKQRAAGLDLFRVVAAVMVLLFHCHIHHENSFGPLTGFVSMGAVFMTAFFMLSGYVLFLTYKDKSLVQAPALKKFYLKRIFGIFPLYLVVAVLYVVTLGQESSFQNLVLLPIEVLGLQSVFSTLFPVSHNDGTWFISCLLFAYLAFPLMQEIVKQMTTRTKWIALAVCIAVLFWSPLVVHTFKTDSIYSNPFFRGLEFFIGVLLCSLPIRAGIAKSLATWKALIVEVLLLVAGVSIAVRLNIFVGNYMLYDWIVIPLFACMILTLAGLKSPRLLGSAFLRYASAASYAFFLAQVFNTQIENWLFAACGIQNNVLQIAVSVVLCAFIAVMLHEFVEKPCARVLKKKL, from the coding sequence ATGATTATCGATAAGGAAGAGGCTAAGCAGCGTGCGGCAGGACTCGACTTGTTTCGGGTGGTGGCTGCCGTGATGGTGCTGCTGTTCCATTGCCATATCCATCACGAAAACAGTTTCGGACCGTTGACGGGTTTTGTCTCGATGGGTGCCGTGTTTATGACGGCGTTCTTTATGCTCTCGGGCTATGTGCTGTTCTTGACGTATAAGGATAAGTCGCTTGTGCAGGCTCCGGCACTCAAGAAATTTTACCTGAAACGCATTTTCGGGATTTTTCCATTGTACTTGGTTGTGGCTGTATTGTATGTCGTGACGCTGGGGCAAGAATCATCGTTCCAGAATCTGGTGCTGTTGCCGATTGAAGTGCTTGGGCTGCAAAGTGTTTTTTCGACGCTGTTCCCGGTGAGTCACAATGACGGAACTTGGTTTATTTCTTGCTTGCTGTTTGCGTATTTGGCGTTCCCGCTGATGCAAGAAATTGTAAAGCAGATGACTACTCGTACGAAGTGGATTGCTCTTGCTGTTTGTATTGCGGTTTTGTTTTGGTCGCCGCTTGTGGTGCATACGTTCAAGACGGATTCTATTTATTCCAATCCGTTTTTCCGAGGTCTTGAATTTTTCATCGGTGTGCTGTTGTGCTCATTGCCGATTCGTGCTGGAATCGCGAAAAGTCTTGCGACTTGGAAAGCTTTGATTGTTGAAGTTTTGCTTTTGGTTGCAGGGGTATCGATTGCGGTGCGGCTGAATATTTTCGTGGGCAATTACATGCTTTACGACTGGATTGTAATTCCGCTGTTTGCCTGCATGATTTTAACTCTGGCTGGACTGAAATCGCCGAGATTGCTGGGGTCTGCGTTTTTGCGTTATGCGAGTGCGGCGAGTTATGCGTTTTTCTTGGCTCAAGTGTTCAATACACAAATTGAAAATTGGCTGTTTGCTGCGTGCGGTATCCAGAACAATGTGCTGCAAATTGCTGTATCGGTTGTGCTGTGTGCGTTTATTGCTGTTATGTTGCACGAATTTGTAGAAAAGCCGTGTGCGAGAGTGTTGAAAAAGAAATTATAA